The following are encoded together in the Scyliorhinus torazame isolate Kashiwa2021f chromosome 6, sScyTor2.1, whole genome shotgun sequence genome:
- the ptf1a gene encoding pancreas transcription factor 1 subunit alpha, producing the protein METVLEQLTGIDTFAAATYFDDEDFFTEQAARDHLDTDGFLEHDVDFLSSQISEYYKESRAVPDTEHCDSGILSFTSSSSPFSFDCPDSTSEVSPQLKGIEGAAKRRRRIRSEVEMQHLRQAANVRERRRMQSINDAFEGLRTHIPTLPYEKRLSKVDTLRLAIGYINFLTELVQSDMPLRNPNSDSAIQSKKVIICHRGARSPSPNDPDYGLPPLAGHSLSWTDEKQLKEQNIIRTAKVWTPEDPRKSNSKSCVNNIENEPPFDFVS; encoded by the exons ATGGAGACCGTGCTCGAGCAGCTCACCGGCATCGACACCTTTGCGGCTGCCACCTACTTTGATGATGAAGATTTCTTCACGGAGCAGGCGGCCCGGGATCACCTGGACACGGACGGGTTCCTGGAGCACGATGTGGATTTTCTGAGCAGCCAGATTAGCGAATATTACAAGGAGAGCAGAGCGGTTCCCGACACCGAGCACTGCGACTCGGGCATCCTCTCCTTCACATCGTCCTCATCGCCCTTTTCCTTCGACTGCCCGGACAGCACGTCTGAGGTGTCGCCCCAGCTCAAAGGGATCGAGGGCGCTGCGAAAAGACGCAGGAGGATCCGCTCAGAAGTTGAAATGCAACACCTTCGGCAGGCTGCAAATGTCCGGGAGCGCAGACGCATGCAGTCTATCAACGATGCATTTGAAGGTCTCCGAACTCACATACCTACGCTACCTTATGAAAAACGACTTTCAAAAGTTGATACCCTCCGATTGGCAATCGGTTACATTAACTTCTTAACCGAGCTTGTTCAATCCGATATGCCCTTAAGAAATCCAAACAGTGATTCTGCAATTCAATCTAAAAAAGTCATCATCTGTCACAGAGGTGCAA GGTCGCCATCACCAAATGACCCAGACTATGGGTTGCCTCCTCTCGCAGGGCACTCCTTGTCGTGGACTGATGAGAAACAGCTTAAAGAACAAAACATCATCAGGACAGCAAAAGTGTGGACTCCTGAAGATCCCAGAAAATCTAATAGCAAATCATGTGTAAACAACATTGAGAACGAGCCACCTTTTGACTTCGTCTCATAG